GCGTACCGGCGAGTGGCCGCAGCGCCTGCATGACGTCGAGGAACTCGAGAAGGTCCTGCTCGAGGAGCATGGAGCGCATCCCGACGCCGCGCATGCGCGGGAGGCCGTGTGATGTGGCTGACCGATCCCCAGCTCGGCGTGCTGATGCTCGCCCTGTTCGTCGTCTTCATCCTGCTGGGCTTCCCGATCGCCTTCACCCTGATGGCGCTCGGCCTGTTCTTCGGCTTCCTCGGCCAGGGGCAGACCATCTTCCAGCTCTTCGTCCAGCGCACCTACGCCGTGATGTCGAGCGACGTGCTCATCTCCGTGCCGTTGTTCGTCTTCATGGGCTATCTGATCGAGCGCGCCGCGATCCTTGACCGCCTGTTCCGCTCGGTCCAGCTCGCCGCCGGCAACATCCCGGCCTCGCTCTGCATCACCACCATGATCACCTGCATGCTGTTCGCGACCGCGACCGGCATCGTCGGCGCCACGGTGACCCTGATGGGCCTGCTCGCCTTCCCGGCGATGCTTCGCGCCAACTACGACGTGCGCCTGGCCGCGGGCACGGTCTGCGCCGGCGGCTGCCTGGGCATCCTGATCCCGCCCTCGGTCATGCTCATCCTCTACGGCGCGACGGCGGGCGTCTCGGTCGTGCAACTCTACGCCGCCGCGTTCTTCCCCGGCATCATCCTGGCCGCGATGTACACGGCCTACGTGATCATCCGCGGCATCCTCAATCCCGAGCTGACGCCGAAGCTGCCGCCCGAGATGGTCGACGTCTCGGCCGGCCGGGTCGCCTTCGAGCTGCTGACCTCGTTCCTGCCGCTCGCCGCGCTGATCATGGCGGTGCTGGGCGCCATCCTGTTCGGCCTGGCGACGCCGTCGGAAGCGGCGGCCATGGGCGCGCTCGGCGCCCTCATCCTCGCCGCCGCCTACCGCTCGCTCACCGTGCAGGGCATCAAGGAGGCCGTGTTCCTCACCGCGCGGACCTCGGCCATGGTCTGCTGGCTGTTCATCGGCTCCTACATCTTCTCGTCGGTGTTCGGCTATCTTGGCGGCCAGCAGGTCGTCGCCGACTTCGTGCTCGGCCTCAACCTGACGCCGATCATGTTCCTGATCCTGGCCCAGGCGATCATCTTCGTCCTGGGCTGGCCGCTGGAATGGACGGAGATCATCATCATCTTCGTGCCGATCTTCCTGCCGCTGCTGCCCTTGTTCGACATCGACCCGATCTTCTTCGGCATCCTGGTCGCCTTGAACCTGCAGACCTCGTTCCTGTCGCCGCCGGTCGCCATGGCGCCCTTCTACCTGAAGGGGGTCGCGCCGCCCGAGGTGAACATCAACGACATCTTCAAGGGCGTCATGCCGTTCATCTTCATCGTCGTGGCGTGCATGGTGCTGGTCTACGTCTTCCCCGGCATCATCCTGTGGCTGCCGAGCGTCGTCTACTGATCCGAGCGCGGCGCGGGCCGGCCCGAGCCGGCCGGCCCGTCCCCCGGGAGAGGCGCAACGTCATCGAGATCGACACCGAGAGCGCGCGCGATCCGACCTAGAACCGCGACCGAGCCGCAGCGGCGGCCGCCCTCGATCTGTGCGACCGTCGCCTGGGCGACGCCCGCTGCCTGAGCAAGCGCCGATTGCGTCATGCCGCGATGTTCCCGCCAGACTCTCACGGGATGCTCGCCGCCGTTCCAGATGCGCTGCATCGTCTCGAACGGCACAAGCTCGCTCTCTCCGGAGGCAATGGCTCGCTTTGCCTCGTCATAAGCCTCAATATCGGCAGCGTCCTCGGCTGCGGCCACGACGCGATTCCAAAGCTCGATCGGCACGACGGCATGCGTTCGCTTGCCGCCTTCGTGGATGAATTCGACTTTGCGGTCAGGCACGGTAGATGCTCCCATCTCAACCCAATGCGGCCCGTATCACCGCCAGGCCGGCGAACACGCCGAGAAGGGTGAGCGCGACCGTGCCGCCGACATAGAGCGCCGCCAGCCCGAGCGCGCCGCGCTCCCACAGCAAGGCGGCGTCGAGCGAGAAGGCCGAGAAGGTCGTGAAGCCGCCGAGCACGCCCGTGGTCAGGAGCAGGCGAAGCTCCTGGCCGGCCGTCCCGCCGCGAAAGGCGAACAGGCCGGCGAGGATGCCCATGACGAAACAGCCCGTGGCGTTGACCAGTAGGGTCGCGAGCGGGAAGTTCAGGCCCGTGACCAGGGGCACGGCCCGGTTGACCCCGTGGCGCAGCGCACCGCCCAGGCCCGCGCCGATGAAGACCAGGAAGGCAAGATAGAGCTCGCGGGCCATGGATCGCCTGTCGCCGAGGGAGGAATGCTTCCCTTAGCCGATCAGGCCGCCCGCCGTGAAGCCGCCGTCCACGGCCAGGATTTGTCCGGTCGTGTAGCCGGCCCGCCTGGCGTCGAGCAGATGGGCGATGCCGCCGGCGATCTCCTCGGGCACGCCGTAGCGGCGCATCGGCACGGTGGCGCCCCAGCCGGCGCGGACCTCGTCCGTGTGCACCGCCGCGACCATGGGCGTCTCGACCGGGCCGGGCGCGATCGCGTTGACCCGTATGCCGAGCGGCGCCAGCTCGACCGCCATGATCTGGGTCAGCGTGACCACGCCCCCCTTGGACGCGCCGTAGGCGCTGCGGCTGATATTGCCGCGCAGGCCGGAGACCGAGGCGACGTTGACGATGGCTCCGCCGCCCGTGTCCCGCATGGCGCGCGCCGCGGCCTGGCCGACCAGGAAGGTGCCGATCAGGTTGACCTCCACCATGCGCCGGATCATGTCGGGCGTCGTGTCGAGGAAGCGCGCGTCGACCGCGATGCCGGCGGAATTGACGACACCCCGGAGCGGGGGGCCGGCCGTCTCGATCTCCCCGACCAGCCGTCCGATCGCGGCCTCGTCGGTCACGTCGAGCCGGGCCGGACGCAGCCGCGCATGCGCGGGCAGCGCCGCCAGCTGCGCCTCGTCGCGATCGACCGCGACGACGCTCCAGCCGTCCTCGATCAGGAGATTGACCGTCGCCAGGCCGATGCCCGAGGCGCCGCCTGTGACGAGGGCCGTGCCGGGGCCGGTCACGGGCGGTGCTCCTCGATGAACAGCTCGAAGGTGATGCAGGCCGGGTTGCGGCCGTGCACCAGCCGGCCCTCGTGGATGGCGCCGTCGACGTCGACCATGGCTACGTCGAGCGTGCTGCCGCCCTCGGCGTCGATCAGGCCGTTCAGTACGAGAAGCTCGCTCGCGATCGAGGGCACATGGCGGCCGTCGGTGAAGTCGGCGCCGACCAGGCTGCCGATGCTGCCGCGCACCACCGCGCGCGCGAAGCCGTGCCGCCGGCAGGCTTCCTCGAGCCCCTCGCTCACGTCGCGGTTCGGCTGGATCTTGACGCAGGCGCCGCGCCGCCCGCCCGGGACCGGCGCCGCCTCCTCGAGCAGCACGGGCGTGAACAGGGCGAAATTGGTCTCGGCGTCGGGTATGACCCGCATCGCGACGTTGCGCAGGCCCCAGGCGCGGGCGCGGATCGGCTCGGCCACGACCGTCTCGTGCGGCATGACGTGGCCACAGCGCCGGCCGCGCTCGCTCTCCTGCCAGATGGCGTGGCAGTGAATGAACGGCAGGCCGTCCTTCTCGCCGAAGGTGACGTTGCCGCGCTCGACCGGGACCGGGTCGGTCGGGTGGAAGCTCGCGCTGTAATAGGCGGCGAAGCGGGCATCGACCGAGAGCGCCGGCATGACATAGGCGAACGGGCCGAGCGCGCCGCCCTCGATCTCGACCGTGCCGCCGGCGATGCCGGCCGCCTGCATGGGACGGGCGATCGCGTCGTTGATCGTCAGGCCCGGCTCGAGCGTGAACGCTATCTCGACGACCTCGCCGGCGTGGCTCGTGACCCGCTCGGGATTGGGCGGGCCGGGCTGGCGCAGGGAGCGGAGCGGGCCGCTGCTCATGAGCCTGCCTCCGCTGCCGGGGCCAAGGGCAGGATGCCGCGCGCCTCGAGATCCTCGCGCACCAGCTTCTTGGTGATCTTGCCGTAGCCGGACTTGGGCAGGGCGTTCTGGAAGAAGAAGCGCTTGGGCAGCTTGTAGCGGGCCATCTTGTCGCCGAGGAACGCCGCCATCTCGGCTTCCGTCACCTGCGCGTCCGGCCGGGGAACGCAGACCGCGATGCCGATCTCGCCCCAGGTCGGGTCGGGAACGCCCAGCACCGCCGTCTCGACGATGGCGGGATGGGACAGGATCTTCTCCTCGATCTCGCGCGGATAGATGTTCGAGCCGCCCGAGATGTACATGTCCGAGGCGCGGCCGGTGATGTAGAGGAAGCGCTCCTCGTCCATGAAGCCGAGGTCGCCCGTGCGGAACCAGCCCTGCCGGAAGGACTCGGCGTTGGCTTTCGGGTTGTCCCAGTAGCCGGCGAACACGGCCGGGCCGGTGACGCAGATCTCACCCTGCTGGCCGGCAGGCGCTTCGCGTCCCTCGGCATCCTGGATCTGCACCTGCATGCCGGTGCGCTCGAAGCCGCAGGTGCCGACCTTGACGCCCGGCCCGTCCTCGGGCTCGTGCAGGGCAGGGGGCAGGACGGTGATGTTGCCGGTGACCTCGCCCAGGCCGAAATACTGGACGATGACCGCGCCCAGCGTCGC
Above is a genomic segment from Geminicoccaceae bacterium SCSIO 64248 containing:
- a CDS encoding SDR family NAD(P)-dependent oxidoreductase, encoding MTGPGTALVTGGASGIGLATVNLLIEDGWSVVAVDRDEAQLAALPAHARLRPARLDVTDEAAIGRLVGEIETAGPPLRGVVNSAGIAVDARFLDTTPDMIRRMVEVNLIGTFLVGQAAARAMRDTGGGAIVNVASVSGLRGNISRSAYGASKGGVVTLTQIMAVELAPLGIRVNAIAPGPVETPMVAAVHTDEVRAGWGATVPMRRYGVPEEIAGGIAHLLDARRAGYTTGQILAVDGGFTAGGLIG
- the crcB gene encoding fluoride efflux transporter CrcB, with translation MARELYLAFLVFIGAGLGGALRHGVNRAVPLVTGLNFPLATLLVNATGCFVMGILAGLFAFRGGTAGQELRLLLTTGVLGGFTTFSAFSLDAALLWERGALGLAALYVGGTVALTLLGVFAGLAVIRAALG
- a CDS encoding helix-turn-helix transcriptional regulator, with the protein product MPIELWNRVVAAAEDAADIEAYDEAKRAIASGESELVPFETMQRIWNGGEHPVRVWREHRGMTQSALAQAAGVAQATVAQIEGGRRCGSVAVLGRIARALGVDLDDVAPLPGDGPAGSGRPAPRSDQ
- a CDS encoding TRAP transporter large permease subunit, whose protein sequence is MWLTDPQLGVLMLALFVVFILLGFPIAFTLMALGLFFGFLGQGQTIFQLFVQRTYAVMSSDVLISVPLFVFMGYLIERAAILDRLFRSVQLAAGNIPASLCITTMITCMLFATATGIVGATVTLMGLLAFPAMLRANYDVRLAAGTVCAGGCLGILIPPSVMLILYGATAGVSVVQLYAAAFFPGIILAAMYTAYVIIRGILNPELTPKLPPEMVDVSAGRVAFELLTSFLPLAALIMAVLGAILFGLATPSEAAAMGALGALILAAAYRSLTVQGIKEAVFLTARTSAMVCWLFIGSYIFSSVFGYLGGQQVVADFVLGLNLTPIMFLILAQAIIFVLGWPLEWTEIIIIFVPIFLPLLPLFDIDPIFFGILVALNLQTSFLSPPVAMAPFYLKGVAPPEVNINDIFKGVMPFIFIVVACMVLVYVFPGIILWLPSVVY
- a CDS encoding DUF296 domain-containing protein, with protein sequence MSSGPLRSLRQPGPPNPERVTSHAGEVVEIAFTLEPGLTINDAIARPMQAAGIAGGTVEIEGGALGPFAYVMPALSVDARFAAYYSASFHPTDPVPVERGNVTFGEKDGLPFIHCHAIWQESERGRRCGHVMPHETVVAEPIRARAWGLRNVAMRVIPDAETNFALFTPVLLEEAAPVPGGRRGACVKIQPNRDVSEGLEEACRRHGFARAVVRGSIGSLVGADFTDGRHVPSIASELLVLNGLIDAEGGSTLDVAMVDVDGAIHEGRLVHGRNPACITFELFIEEHRP